From Bacteroidota bacterium, the proteins below share one genomic window:
- a CDS encoding LysM peptidoglycan-binding domain-containing protein, translated as MMSKFFFWPLLLVSLSACQSVQLTPTTTGVAAPDSISHQAEPPGLEYPGFTVQMDSLLRQYYYQVSMDDTLAALQVLLEMKELVETALDSTGADRLQSVAHSIDSRVEELTDSTDSAQVSLEIPSETDIDALSLTPSTDIHRLLQGINPDSTEIPLDINSLVEKHILFFQTKGRERFEVYLDRASLYFPVMMPILIEEGAPPELIFLTMVESGVNPLAKSRAKAVGIWQFIRGTGKLYGLRGNFWYDERRHVEKSTRAAVRHLKDLRDQLGHWHLALAAYNSGAGRVTRAIRKAKGNRNFWEIRRYLPKETRNYVPAFIAATLIANDPERFGFDVHPYRSDYQFSEVDVHGNFLLADAAQLADTTTEVVTFLNPELTQGRTPPGMDSYSLRLPVTVAERFSKAYEQYPDSLKQDVITHEVKPGDSFSTITRKYGIRQDQLVAQNPSLKSAKTLRAGTTLIIPVIEPTGGTMLYSDIAHYGQRGSAGIKIPGTGPSITYRVRSGDTLGGIAEKYRVSVTKLKNWNGLSGSRIYAGQKLTIYTGK; from the coding sequence ATGATGAGTAAATTCTTTTTCTGGCCTCTCCTTCTGGTATCGCTTTCTGCCTGTCAGTCTGTACAACTCACTCCAACCACCACGGGTGTCGCCGCGCCGGATTCCATCAGTCATCAGGCTGAACCTCCCGGACTGGAATACCCCGGTTTTACCGTGCAGATGGATTCCCTGCTCCGGCAGTACTACTATCAGGTGTCGATGGATGACACGCTGGCGGCCCTTCAGGTTTTACTCGAGATGAAGGAACTCGTGGAAACTGCACTGGATTCAACCGGTGCCGACCGGTTACAATCGGTTGCCCATTCCATCGACTCCCGTGTGGAAGAGCTGACCGATAGCACGGATAGCGCTCAGGTTTCTCTCGAAATTCCATCAGAAACCGACATTGATGCGCTGTCTCTAACCCCCTCAACAGACATTCACCGGTTGCTCCAGGGAATCAATCCCGATTCCACTGAGATTCCGCTGGATATCAATTCGCTGGTGGAAAAGCACATTTTATTTTTTCAGACCAAGGGACGCGAACGATTTGAAGTTTATCTGGACCGGGCTTCGCTCTATTTTCCGGTCATGATGCCGATTCTGATTGAAGAAGGAGCCCCGCCCGAACTGATCTTTCTGACCATGGTTGAAAGTGGGGTGAATCCGCTGGCGAAAAGCCGGGCAAAGGCCGTGGGCATCTGGCAATTCATCAGAGGCACCGGCAAGCTGTACGGTTTACGTGGCAATTTCTGGTATGATGAACGACGCCATGTTGAAAAGTCCACACGGGCAGCCGTGCGCCATCTGAAGGACCTGCGCGATCAGTTGGGGCATTGGCATCTGGCACTGGCAGCCTATAACTCTGGTGCAGGTCGTGTAACCCGTGCCATCCGAAAAGCCAAAGGAAACCGGAACTTCTGGGAAATCCGCCGTTATCTGCCCAAGGAAACCAGAAATTATGTTCCGGCATTCATCGCTGCCACTCTGATTGCCAATGACCCTGAGCGGTTCGGATTCGATGTGCATCCTTACCGGTCCGACTACCAGTTCTCGGAAGTGGACGTCCACGGCAATTTTCTGTTGGCAGATGCAGCTCAGCTTGCCGACACTACCACGGAAGTTGTGACGTTTCTGAATCCGGAACTGACCCAGGGACGCACACCTCCCGGAATGGATAGTTATTCCCTGAGACTACCCGTTACCGTTGCCGAGCGCTTTTCCAAAGCTTACGAACAGTATCCCGATTCACTGAAACAGGATGTCATCACGCACGAAGTCAAACCGGGCGACTCCTTTTCGACCATCACCCGGAAATATGGAATCCGGCAGGATCAGCTTGTTGCACAGAATCCTTCGCTGAAATCGGCCAAAACCCTTCGGGCCGGTACCACCCTGATCATTCCGGTCATTGAGCCGACCGGAGGGACCATGCTGTACAGTGACATTGCCCATTACGGTCAGCGCGGTTCTGCCGGAATCAAAATTCCCGGAACCGGCCCTTCCATTACCTACCGGGTCCGTTCGGGAGACACACTCGGTGGAATTGCTGAAAAGTACCGGGTCTCGGTTACCAAACTGAAAAACTGGAACGGCTTATCGGGCAGCCGGATCTATGCCGGACAGAAACTGACCATATACACCGGCAAGTAG
- a CDS encoding acyl-CoA carboxylase subunit beta, which translates to MKNSLQDLFDRRQKAMEGGGDKRIADQHAKGKLTARERISFLLDEGSFQEIGMFVEHRSTHFGLEKQRIPGDGVVTGHGRIDGRPVFVFSQDFTVLGGSLSEAHAEKICKIMDLAMKNGCPVIGLNDSGGARIQEGVASLGGYADIFLRNTMASGVIPQLSAILGPCAGGAVYSPAITDFVFMVESTSFMFVTGPSVVKTVTHETVSSEELGGASTHAAKSGVCHFTSVTEMDCFDSIRKLLSFLPSNCEEEPPVLPVTDPVDREEPWMNSFIPDSATKPYDMHDLILGLADSRDFFEVQPLFAPNIICGFIRLGGRPVGVVANQPQVLAGVLDIDASVKAARFVRFCDCFNIPLLVMEDVPGFLPGTDQEWHGIIRHGAKLLYAFCEATVPRITVITRKAYGGAYDVMNSKHIRGDFNFAWPSAEIAVMGPKGAAEIIFKREIESAPNPEEVLEARSRDYREKFANPYEAASRGFIDDVIEPSKTRAVLIRHFDLLKNKIDHNPRKKHGNIPL; encoded by the coding sequence ATGAAAAACTCACTTCAGGATTTATTTGACCGTCGTCAGAAGGCCATGGAAGGCGGCGGTGACAAGCGCATCGCCGATCAGCATGCCAAAGGAAAACTGACAGCCAGAGAACGAATCAGTTTCCTGCTGGATGAAGGATCCTTTCAGGAAATCGGAATGTTCGTGGAGCACCGGTCGACCCATTTCGGACTTGAAAAGCAACGCATTCCGGGGGATGGTGTGGTGACGGGTCACGGCCGGATTGACGGGCGGCCTGTTTTTGTTTTCAGTCAGGACTTTACGGTACTGGGCGGTTCCCTTTCCGAGGCTCATGCAGAAAAGATCTGCAAAATCATGGATCTGGCCATGAAAAACGGGTGTCCGGTGATTGGTCTGAATGATTCGGGCGGCGCCCGTATTCAGGAAGGAGTGGCATCACTGGGCGGATATGCCGATATCTTCCTGCGGAATACCATGGCCAGCGGTGTCATACCACAACTGTCTGCCATTTTAGGTCCCTGTGCAGGCGGTGCGGTCTACTCGCCTGCCATCACCGATTTTGTGTTTATGGTCGAGTCGACCAGTTTTATGTTTGTGACCGGTCCTTCTGTGGTGAAAACCGTGACCCATGAAACGGTTTCTTCAGAAGAATTGGGCGGGGCCTCCACCCATGCAGCCAAATCGGGGGTCTGCCATTTCACATCGGTCACCGAGATGGATTGTTTCGATTCCATCCGGAAATTGTTATCCTTTCTTCCCTCAAACTGCGAAGAAGAACCACCGGTTTTACCCGTCACCGATCCGGTGGACCGAGAGGAGCCCTGGATGAATTCGTTCATCCCCGATTCTGCCACCAAGCCCTATGACATGCACGATCTCATTCTCGGACTGGCAGACAGCCGTGACTTTTTCGAAGTACAGCCCTTATTTGCTCCTAATATTATCTGCGGTTTTATCCGTCTGGGCGGCAGACCGGTTGGGGTGGTGGCCAATCAGCCTCAGGTGCTTGCCGGTGTACTGGATATTGATGCCAGTGTGAAAGCGGCCCGCTTTGTCCGTTTCTGCGACTGTTTCAACATTCCCTTGCTGGTCATGGAAGATGTGCCCGGGTTCCTTCCGGGAACCGATCAGGAGTGGCATGGAATTATCCGTCACGGTGCAAAGTTGCTATATGCATTCTGTGAGGCAACAGTTCCGCGCATAACAGTCATAACCCGTAAGGCATATGGCGGGGCCTACGATGTGATGAATTCAAAACACATTCGGGGTGACTTTAACTTTGCCTGGCCATCCGCCGAGATTGCTGTGATGGGTCCGAAAGGAGCCGCAGAAATCATTTTCAAACGCGAAATCGAATCGGCTCCCAATCCTGAAGAGGTGCTGGAAGCCCGCAGTCGTGATTATCGCGAGAAATTTGCCAATCCGTACGAGGCCGCCAGCCGGGGGTTCATTGATGATGTCATTGAACCGTCCAAGACACGCGCCGTTCTGATCAGGCATTTTGACCTTTTAAAAAATAAAATTGACCACAATCCCCGCAAAAAACACGGAAATATCCCTTTGTAA
- a CDS encoding tetratricopeptide repeat protein, giving the protein MGRSTLSVLLLFLSAGFLHAQDHPAGTQLFQSGRQLFIQKNYSRAIQQLNEALSADPTAGYQPDARLLLTRAYLETSQPEPARREAERLIREFPRFNGLDSTWYYRAEATHRLGQPGAAADLWELTASNYPLSPLSPVSLLKAGRIQKELQQFDQARRIYLRLINDYPNVPEQLEAQSDLGELLYFLDEFEAARQRFQSIVNHPKATPAAIQSARLRLAEIYLNLKDPGSAENSLKNATITEAFRNRFEFVTAQIFIQQNQWEKGLPLAESILAKDPPDPAVYPRYAFLMARTYRRLQKYSQSIDWYLKILPVSRSEQRQFTARVEAASVLVQAGDTARALSLISEANRLYPGQQTPQSLVLEARLTDLTGKYETAFSLYKQFLEIYKDHPEADRVRYEAALLAWNRLKLRSLAIDLLTPLMVGDQSSALKDDAAWLTGLLYLESGFTGDAFRIWDQFPNTFPGSDYQAAIRSVMDTLTIPKLNTRDFTSGMADLVANLNPSNPKGTIHYGIGKLIFSTGIYLSTAASHLRNSLGSTELSPAQREDALYMLAMLTHELGNHDESLGLIQSYLQQFPNQPRAPELQSLYLEMRIDRAETREITDIERLISLHQDPDLRALLTLRLALRRSMTEQNQDLIARLKAIETTRLKDETAGQIKKVLSTRLAAAGDTSGAIRIWQDLSRSGLSADSEWGLRQLIGCGPGFFPVLERFDLLTRYLDRFYYSSIADQFRVQWLETALEAGKTSVAADWCNQFVAGERLFSNDQSMVELAYYTRARALQSTDPTAAMKILREYLENFPDGKFLAESYRTMALISRQTGDLELAASYFKLSNVYSLGKTGTSPEIADLYFSNGDYRQAIREYTILMNQLSEPDLTSVQLKITSAYYRLQNPGLAEKMEKQILQKSPSVDIRAGLATERADYLIGMQQYTAAIAALDGVIKSFSGSVWIPRALLKKCKALELDGKSDQAVVIYQDLIRDYPTSEIISDVYLSLGNYYFRKEAFDKAITNYKIIIDRYPTPVDRFQSALNNLIIANEKYGFYDRALEDLKVYIDRFPQDPEILDKKIKVGILLQKTGNHLQSITYLSQLLQGTSGGLKAEITYYLGETWFAKGDYLKAVEVFAEIESIKGATEQLDWITPAQYMTGQAWEKTGDQKKALDAYTRIVKRPGVDPIFKKAAQKEINRLKGN; this is encoded by the coding sequence ATGGGTAGGTCCACCCTTTCTGTGTTATTGCTTTTCCTGAGTGCAGGTTTTCTGCACGCTCAGGACCATCCGGCCGGCACCCAATTGTTTCAATCGGGTCGGCAGCTCTTTATCCAAAAAAACTACTCCCGAGCTATACAACAACTGAATGAGGCGTTAAGTGCCGATCCGACCGCGGGTTACCAGCCAGATGCCCGGTTGCTCCTCACACGCGCCTATCTGGAAACCAGTCAGCCGGAACCAGCCCGCCGTGAAGCAGAACGGCTGATCAGAGAGTTTCCCCGGTTCAATGGTCTCGATTCCACATGGTATTACCGGGCGGAAGCCACCCATCGTCTGGGGCAACCCGGGGCTGCCGCGGATTTATGGGAATTGACTGCAAGCAACTATCCACTCAGTCCCTTAAGTCCGGTCTCACTGCTGAAAGCCGGCAGGATTCAGAAGGAACTTCAACAGTTTGATCAGGCCAGACGGATTTATCTGCGGCTGATCAATGACTACCCGAATGTGCCCGAGCAACTGGAAGCACAATCGGATCTTGGTGAACTCTTATACTTTCTGGATGAATTCGAGGCCGCCCGGCAGCGGTTTCAAAGCATTGTGAATCATCCGAAGGCAACACCAGCTGCCATTCAGTCCGCCAGGCTGAGGCTGGCCGAAATCTATCTGAACCTGAAGGATCCCGGTTCGGCTGAAAACAGTCTGAAAAACGCCACCATCACCGAGGCCTTCAGGAACCGGTTCGAGTTTGTCACCGCTCAGATTTTCATCCAGCAAAATCAGTGGGAAAAGGGATTACCGCTTGCAGAATCGATCCTGGCGAAAGACCCACCCGATCCTGCGGTATATCCCCGTTATGCCTTTCTGATGGCACGAACCTACCGTCGGCTGCAAAAGTATTCCCAAAGCATCGACTGGTATCTGAAAATACTGCCGGTATCCCGATCGGAGCAGAGACAGTTCACTGCACGGGTTGAGGCGGCGTCTGTATTGGTTCAGGCCGGCGACACCGCACGTGCATTGTCACTGATTTCGGAAGCAAACCGGTTGTATCCCGGACAACAAACCCCGCAATCCCTGGTTCTGGAAGCCCGTTTAACCGATTTAACCGGAAAATACGAAACAGCCTTTTCGCTCTACAAACAGTTTCTGGAAATCTACAAGGACCATCCCGAAGCAGACCGGGTCCGGTATGAAGCGGCCCTGCTTGCATGGAACCGGTTAAAATTGCGTTCTCTTGCTATCGACCTGCTCACTCCCCTGATGGTTGGTGATCAGTCCAGTGCCCTGAAGGATGATGCAGCCTGGCTGACCGGTCTGTTGTATCTGGAATCTGGATTTACCGGAGATGCTTTCCGTATCTGGGACCAGTTCCCGAACACGTTCCCTGGTTCAGATTATCAGGCGGCCATCCGGTCGGTGATGGATACACTGACCATCCCTAAACTGAATACCCGGGATTTCACATCCGGGATGGCTGATCTGGTGGCGAATCTGAACCCATCGAACCCAAAGGGAACCATTCACTACGGAATCGGAAAACTGATTTTTTCCACCGGAATTTATCTTTCCACCGCCGCCTCCCATCTGAGAAACAGTCTCGGATCCACCGAATTAAGTCCGGCCCAGCGGGAGGACGCCCTTTACATGCTTGCCATGCTGACGCATGAACTGGGAAATCATGATGAATCGCTCGGACTCATTCAATCCTATCTGCAGCAATTTCCGAATCAGCCCCGAGCGCCAGAGCTTCAGTCGCTTTATCTGGAAATGCGGATTGACCGGGCAGAAACGCGTGAAATCACCGATATTGAACGTCTGATCAGCCTGCACCAGGATCCTGATTTGCGTGCACTGCTTACACTCCGCCTGGCCCTGCGCCGGAGCATGACCGAACAAAATCAGGACCTGATTGCCCGTCTGAAAGCCATTGAGACCACCCGCCTGAAAGATGAAACAGCCGGACAAATTAAGAAGGTTCTTTCAACCCGGCTGGCTGCCGCCGGAGATACATCCGGTGCAATCAGAATCTGGCAGGACCTCAGCCGTTCCGGACTTTCAGCCGATTCTGAATGGGGATTGAGGCAATTGATCGGGTGCGGTCCCGGTTTCTTTCCTGTATTGGAACGGTTTGATCTGCTGACCCGGTATCTGGACCGGTTTTATTATTCCTCAATTGCCGATCAGTTCCGAGTACAATGGCTCGAAACGGCCCTCGAGGCAGGAAAAACATCGGTGGCCGCCGATTGGTGTAATCAGTTTGTTGCCGGAGAGCGCCTGTTTTCCAACGATCAATCCATGGTTGAACTGGCCTATTACACCCGCGCCAGAGCTCTTCAATCAACAGACCCCACTGCTGCCATGAAGATTCTGAGAGAGTATCTTGAAAACTTCCCCGATGGAAAATTCCTCGCAGAATCATACCGGACCATGGCCCTGATCAGCCGCCAGACCGGTGATCTTGAACTGGCAGCTTCCTACTTCAAGCTTTCTAACGTTTATTCACTCGGAAAGACCGGTACTTCACCCGAGATTGCAGACCTGTACTTTTCGAACGGAGACTACCGTCAGGCCATACGTGAATACACCATTCTGATGAATCAGCTGTCTGAGCCCGATCTGACATCGGTCCAGCTGAAAATCACCTCGGCCTATTACCGGTTGCAGAATCCCGGCCTTGCAGAAAAAATGGAAAAACAAATTCTGCAAAAAAGCCCCTCGGTTGATATCAGGGCCGGACTGGCCACCGAAAGAGCCGATTACCTGATTGGCATGCAACAGTATACCGCAGCCATTGCCGCTCTGGATGGGGTGATCAAATCCTTTTCAGGTTCTGTCTGGATTCCCCGAGCCTTGCTGAAAAAATGCAAAGCACTTGAACTGGATGGAAAATCGGATCAGGCCGTGGTCATTTATCAGGATCTGATCCGGGACTATCCCACCAGTGAAATTATCTCGGATGTTTACCTGTCGCTTGGCAATTACTATTTCAGAAAAGAAGCCTTTGATAAGGCCATCACCAATTATAAGATCATTATCGACCGGTATCCGACTCCGGTAGACCGGTTTCAATCGGCTCTGAACAATCTGATCATTGCCAATGAAAAGTATGGGTTCTATGACCGGGCTCTTGAAGATCTGAAAGTTTACATTGATCGGTTTCCGCAGGACCCGGAAATTCTCGACAAGAAAATCAAAGTCGGTATTTTACTTCAGAAAACCGGAAACCATCTGCAATCCATTACCTACCTGTCTCAGTTGCTTCAGGGGACATCCGGCGGACTCAAGGCAGAAATCACTTACTACCTTGGAGAAACCTGGTTTGCAAAAGGGGACTATCTGAAAGCCGTGGAAGTTTTTGCGGAAATCGAATCGATCAAAGGAGCCACCGAACAACTGGACTGGATTACACCTGCCCAGTACATGACGGGACAGGCATGGGAAAAGACCGGCGATCAGAAAAAAGCACTTGATGCTTATACCCGGATTGTGAAAAGACCGGGTGTGGACCCGATCTTTAAAAAGGCCGCTCAAAAGGAAATCAACCGTCTGAAAGGAAACTGA
- a CDS encoding dihydroorotate dehydrogenase-like protein — MKLTTTYMGIRLKNPLVASASPLSHDIAKVRQLEDAGASAVVMYSLFEEQIVHDNKALDHFLTQGTDSFAEALDYFPEPDEYHNRDAEDYLNQIIRLKKAVDIPIIASLNGISAGGWTSYAKRMEEAGADGLELNIYYIPTDPYQTSADVENLYLTVLQTVKASVRIPVSMKMGPYFSSFANMARRLDEAGADALVLFNRFYQPDIDLENLEVVPNLQFSSSTELRLPLRWLAILYGHLNCSLGATTGVHSAQDVIKLLMAGADVTMMTSALMKNGIGKISEILHELEHWMNEHEYESVDMMKGSMSYRNVRDPQAFTRANYMKTLQSIK; from the coding sequence ATGAAACTTACCACCACCTACATGGGAATCCGGCTTAAAAACCCGTTGGTTGCCTCGGCTTCCCCGCTTTCACATGACATTGCCAAAGTCAGACAACTTGAAGATGCGGGCGCATCGGCGGTGGTCATGTACTCTCTTTTCGAAGAACAGATTGTTCATGACAACAAAGCCCTGGATCATTTCCTGACGCAGGGAACCGACAGTTTTGCGGAAGCTCTGGATTATTTTCCGGAACCGGATGAATACCACAACCGCGATGCCGAGGATTATCTGAATCAGATCATCCGGCTGAAAAAGGCGGTGGATATTCCCATCATTGCCAGTCTGAACGGAATTTCGGCTGGCGGATGGACCAGTTATGCCAAGCGGATGGAAGAAGCCGGTGCGGACGGATTGGAACTGAACATCTATTACATTCCGACCGATCCCTATCAGACCAGTGCGGATGTGGAAAATCTTTATCTGACCGTGCTTCAGACGGTAAAAGCCTCGGTCCGGATACCGGTTTCAATGAAAATGGGGCCTTATTTCAGCTCCTTTGCAAACATGGCCCGACGTTTGGATGAAGCAGGAGCCGATGCGCTGGTTCTGTTTAACCGGTTTTATCAGCCGGATATCGATCTGGAAAATCTGGAGGTAGTACCTAACCTTCAATTCTCTTCCTCTACCGAATTAAGACTACCGTTGCGTTGGCTGGCCATCCTTTACGGACACCTGAACTGCAGTCTCGGAGCCACCACAGGCGTTCATTCGGCCCAGGATGTGATTAAACTTCTGATGGCAGGTGCCGATGTGACCATGATGACCTCGGCTCTGATGAAGAATGGAATCGGAAAGATCAGTGAAATCCTTCATGAACTCGAGCATTGGATGAACGAGCATGAATATGAATCGGTCGATATGATGAAGGGCAGCATGAGTTACCGGAATGTCAGAGATCCGCAGGCATTCACCCGTGCGAATTACATGAAAACCCTTCAATCAATAAAATAA